One Gordonia mangrovi genomic region harbors:
- a CDS encoding wax ester/triacylglycerol synthase family O-acyltransferase, with translation MRRLSSVDAQFLAIEDGRTHSHVCQLTILENTTVDGDPVTAALIADQIAARIDELSPFRWRVREVPFGLDYPVFVEDHSFDIDSHIWETALPAPGTAAQLSEAVGQIASRPLMGATGSGREFGSDLVLVAAAG, from the coding sequence ATGAGACGACTCAGCAGCGTCGACGCCCAGTTCCTCGCCATCGAGGACGGCCGCACCCATTCCCACGTCTGCCAGCTCACCATCCTGGAGAACACGACCGTCGACGGTGACCCGGTGACCGCCGCGCTGATCGCCGACCAGATCGCCGCCCGCATCGATGAGCTGTCACCGTTCCGGTGGCGGGTCCGGGAGGTGCCGTTCGGCCTCGACTACCCGGTGTTCGTGGAGGATCACTCCTTCGACATCGATTCGCACATCTGGGAGACGGCGCTGCCTGCCCCGGGCACCGCCGCCCAGCTGTCGGAGGCCGTCGGTCAGATCGCTTCTCGCCCACTAATGGGAGCTACTGGGTCTGGTCGTGAGTTTGGGTCAGACTTGGTGTTGGTGGCTGCTGCTGGGTGA